The Balaenoptera acutorostrata chromosome 10, mBalAcu1.1, whole genome shotgun sequence genome has a window encoding:
- the LOC103011038 gene encoding LOW QUALITY PROTEIN: MHC class I polypeptide-related sequence B-like (The sequence of the model RefSeq protein was modified relative to this genomic sequence to represent the inferred CDS: substituted 3 bases at 3 genomic stop codons), which yields MGNTQSPLLLARRRHLPGRNCATQRSSSARLPGLLLVLPFLAGAALSVLPATAAGSHSLHYNLMVLARDGSVQSSFFAGGHLDGQAFLHYDRETGRVEPQGLWAEELGAETWDTESKDLTETWKDLRNLLAEILALLEEKXSVNSLQEIVGCEIQEDNHAWGFRLLYQDGELFLSCHLETHRCTVPXSLGPTLAMEMEKSGDTDGFQSKYYRAHVQGELCGRLRGYLESWTGFRERTGPPAVNVTRSQDXEGTVNLTCWAFGFFSQNISVAWFPDEEPMSWEAQQSGGVLPDGNGTYRTWVTIRVPQGEEQRVKCHVERSGNHSAHPAPSGETLVHQSRWWTILGIAAVVVVIIIWLCVLCCMKKKKKTASAVGSPEPVSLQDLDQCQMEPSDHNGLTQPGFQSLLSGPASISSTVEA from the exons ATGGGAAATACTCAGAGCCCCCTCCTGCTG GCCAGGAGACGGCATCTCCCGGGGAGAAACTGCGCCACCCAGCGGTCCAGCTCCGCGCGGCTGCCAGGGCTGCTCCTTGTCCTGCCGTTTCTAGCCGGCGCTGCCCTTTCTGTGCTCCCGGCTACCGCCGCTG GATCACACAGTCTTCATTACAACCTCATGGTGCTGGCCCGGGATGGATCTGTGCAGTCCAGCTTTTTCGCTGGGGGACACTTGGATGGCCAGGCCTTCCTGCACTATGACCGTGAGACAGGCAGGGTAGAGCCCCAGGGACTGTGGGCAGaagagctgggagctgagacgTGGGACACAGAGTCCAAGGACTTGACAGAGACCTGGAAGGACCTCAGAAATCTTCTAGCAGAAATCCTGGCCCTGCTGGAGGAGAAATGAA gtgtGAATTCCCTCCAGGAGATCGTGGGCTGTGAAATTCAAGAAGACAACCACGCCTGGGGCTTCAGGCTTCTCTACCAAGATGGGGAGCTCTTCCTCTCCTGTCACCTGGAGACCCATCGATGTACAGTACCCTAGTCGTTGGGTCCGACCTTGGCCATGGAAATGGAGAAGTCCGGGGACACAGATGGCTTTCAAAGCAAGTATTACCGGGCCCACGTGCAGGGAGAGCTTTGTGGAAGACTGCGGGGCTATCTGGAATCCTGGACAGGCTTCAGGGAGAGAACAG GGCCCCCAGCCGTGAACGTGACCCGCAGCCAGGACTAGGAGGGCACAGTCAACCTCACATGCTGGGCTTTTGGCTTCTTTTCCCAGAATATCTCAGTGGCCTGGTTTCCAGATGAGGAACCCATGAGCTGGGAAGCCCAGCAGTCTGGGGGTGTCCTGCCTGATGGGAATGGGACCTACCGGACCTGGGTGACCATAAGGGTTCCCCAAGGAGAGGAACAGCGTGTCAAGTGCCACGTGGAACGCAGCGGGAATCACAGTGCACACCCTGCGCCCTCTG GAGAGACCCTGGTGCATCAGAGTCGGTGGTGGACCATCCTGGGtattgctgctgttgttgttgttattatcatcTGGCTTTGTGTCCTTTGCtgcatgaagaagaagaagaagacagcATCAGCTGTGGGGAGCCCAG AGC CCGTTAGCCTACAAGACCTGGATCAATGCCAGATGGAGCCAAGTGACCATAATGGCCTCACACAACCGGGATTTCAGTCCTTGTTGTCAGGCCCGGCGTCCATCAGTTCCACTGTGGAAGCTTAG